The following coding sequences lie in one Heyndrickxia oleronia genomic window:
- a CDS encoding spore germination protein: MDFFKKRKEKKQQLQNIEPKKESLKPKSKDVTEAKYINSRTGMQFSLTFVSTVVDEEIIQKDILPDLLEGDFATIGDIKKLLPVADVEITTDMAKVDQKIYNGYILLQVETDEGKYAFIAAQKEITRSVSAPEIEFSVIGPKEAFIESLDQNLNLIRKRLPVKQLIVEELTVGKLSKTRIAILYMEDIVEMENVETVKQRLESLEFDEISDSSFVEQLISDNQASPFPIFLDTERPDRAAGSLSQGKVVMVVDGSPHALIGPTTLLEFFVSFEDYYLNWIIATFFRILRIFSVVFSIIVTPLYVAALTYHYQMVPRAVMATLISSRQGVPLPPILEALVLEITIELLREAGARLPTKIGQTIGIVGGIVIGTASVEAGLTSNVLLIFVALAALASFTTPIYKIGNTIRFIRFPFLIFAQLWGLLGIVFCFCILLTHLIRLTSLGRPYLEPIYPPRWSDLKDTIVRLGFSKQAKRPKYLRTDKKKRFSSKNAKQKIDIDE; the protein is encoded by the coding sequence ATGGATTTTTTTAAGAAGAGAAAAGAAAAGAAACAGCAATTACAAAATATTGAACCTAAAAAGGAAAGTCTCAAGCCTAAATCAAAAGATGTAACAGAAGCAAAATATATTAATAGTCGAACTGGGATGCAATTTTCTTTAACTTTCGTCTCCACAGTTGTAGATGAAGAAATTATTCAAAAGGACATATTACCTGATTTATTAGAAGGAGATTTTGCAACAATTGGAGACATAAAAAAACTTCTTCCTGTAGCAGATGTAGAAATTACTACAGATATGGCCAAGGTCGATCAAAAGATATATAACGGATATATTTTATTACAGGTGGAGACAGATGAGGGGAAATATGCGTTTATAGCTGCTCAAAAGGAAATTACTCGTTCAGTAAGTGCACCAGAAATTGAATTTAGCGTCATAGGTCCAAAAGAAGCGTTTATTGAATCCCTTGATCAAAATTTAAATTTAATTAGAAAGCGGCTTCCTGTCAAACAATTGATTGTAGAGGAATTAACTGTAGGTAAATTATCCAAAACAAGAATTGCTATTCTTTATATGGAAGACATCGTTGAGATGGAAAATGTTGAAACTGTCAAACAAAGACTTGAAAGCTTAGAATTTGATGAAATTAGTGATAGTTCCTTTGTGGAACAATTAATTTCGGATAACCAAGCCTCCCCTTTTCCTATCTTTCTTGATACAGAGAGACCTGATAGGGCAGCTGGCTCTCTCAGTCAAGGAAAAGTGGTTATGGTAGTGGATGGTTCCCCACATGCTTTGATCGGGCCCACTACGCTATTAGAATTTTTCGTTTCGTTTGAAGACTATTACTTGAACTGGATTATCGCAACGTTCTTTCGTATTTTGCGTATTTTCTCAGTTGTCTTTTCCATTATAGTTACACCACTATATGTTGCAGCTCTAACTTATCATTATCAAATGGTTCCCAGAGCAGTTATGGCAACCTTAATCAGTTCACGGCAAGGGGTTCCCTTACCACCTATTTTGGAGGCATTAGTATTAGAAATTACAATTGAGCTTTTACGAGAAGCCGGAGCTAGACTACCAACAAAGATCGGTCAAACAATCGGTATCGTGGGAGGAATTGTTATTGGTACTGCATCAGTTGAAGCTGGATTAACTAGTAATGTCTTACTAATATTTGTCGCCTTAGCTGCACTCGCTTCCTTTACAACACCAATTTACAAAATTGGTAATACCATTCGTTTCATCCGTTTCCCATTTTTAATTTTTGCTCAGCTTTGGGGTTTACTTGGAATTGTATTTTGCTTTTGTATTCTTCTTACCCATTTAATTCGCTTAACTTCGTTGGGTAGACCATATTTAGAGCCAATCTATCCGCCTAGATGGAGTGATTTGAAAGATACCATTGTTCGATTAGGTTTTAGTAAACAGGCAAAACGGCCTAAATATTTACGAACCGATAAGAAGAAACGCTTTTCCTCTAAAAATGCTAAACAAAAGATAGATATTGATGAATAA
- a CDS encoding GerAB/ArcD/ProY family transporter encodes MQTVPENRKISPFLVFFTVTSIQIGVGALGFQRLIAKTAGYDAWISVIIAGLATNMIMWMMYKLLEMGKKDLSETHKFVFGKWIGSLFNTFFILYFTFFIITILRTYIEIVQVWMFPDFNTFWFTLFFLILCIYIVRGGFRTVTGIAFFGVVFPSYLIVLFGFTIPYSDFKHFLPLLDHSLKELIIASHQMSLTFMGYEVFLIYYPFIKEPNKSKKWAHIGLFSSTALYLYTTLISFAYYSEEQIQKYIWATLSTWKIVHLPVVERFEYVGIANWCLIILPNVCLALWCASRILKQTYKISQRKGVFIIAALSLLIIPLLKTRQQINMINSILGNLGFLINFIYIPFLLILVWLLKKVKLKS; translated from the coding sequence ATGCAAACAGTACCTGAAAACCGAAAAATATCACCATTCCTCGTTTTTTTTACAGTTACATCCATTCAAATAGGTGTGGGTGCTTTAGGTTTTCAACGACTTATTGCGAAAACAGCAGGTTATGATGCTTGGATTTCTGTTATTATTGCAGGTTTAGCAACCAATATGATTATGTGGATGATGTATAAGCTATTGGAAATGGGAAAAAAGGATCTAAGCGAAACACATAAATTTGTATTTGGAAAATGGATTGGATCGCTATTTAATACTTTCTTTATTCTTTATTTTACCTTTTTTATCATCACCATTCTTCGAACCTATATCGAAATCGTTCAGGTATGGATGTTTCCCGATTTCAATACTTTTTGGTTTACCTTATTCTTCCTCATTCTCTGTATTTATATTGTGAGAGGAGGATTTCGGACAGTAACTGGAATTGCTTTTTTTGGAGTCGTTTTTCCTTCCTATTTAATTGTATTGTTTGGCTTTACGATCCCTTATTCAGATTTCAAGCATTTTTTGCCTTTACTTGATCATTCTCTCAAAGAATTAATTATTGCTTCTCATCAAATGTCCTTAACATTTATGGGGTATGAAGTGTTCCTGATCTACTATCCTTTTATTAAAGAACCAAATAAATCAAAAAAGTGGGCTCATATTGGCCTCTTTTCATCAACCGCCCTGTATTTATATACAACCCTCATATCATTTGCCTATTACAGTGAGGAACAAATTCAAAAATACATTTGGGCGACACTGTCTACGTGGAAAATTGTCCATCTTCCTGTCGTAGAGCGATTCGAATATGTCGGTATTGCCAATTGGTGTTTAATTATTTTGCCGAATGTATGTCTTGCATTATGGTGTGCGAGTCGAATACTTAAACAAACATATAAAATTTCACAAAGAAAAGGAGTATTTATCATAGCAGCTCTTTCTCTTCTAATTATTCCTTTGCTTAAAACCCGACAACAAATAAATATGATCAATAGTATTTTAGGGAATTTAGGTTTTTTAATTAATTTTATCTATATTCCATTTTTATTAATTTTAGTTTGGCTGTTAAAGAAGGTGAAGCTGAAATCATGA
- a CDS encoding Ger(x)C family spore germination protein translates to MKKYLLILLCTTLLTGCVEKQIIDELNIETAQGYDLAENDHLKGTLLYVKYLPDKSFQNQTLTTVAETSRDVLTALERRSSDPLVTGGIQAVLFGEELAKHGFVRLIDSLLRDPNVGSRTLLAMVEKDNAQDVLEGNYGFKGNGTYIKNLLTHNMKNRDVPKLNLHLFGNYYASRGRDAFLPILKKINDNTLEIVGIGIFSINKVVYKVSEEKMFYFKLMVDKYSEGSKIVNYGKNETVIRSIHSKNKIKIIKSPGKLHANIYINVDAVVREYSGKKVSHKVINGLEQAMEKDIKKECLKMLHTFQDRGIDPVGLGEYVKSKTKHYNYDKWWDEDYKKITLNVIPKVTIMESGTVE, encoded by the coding sequence ATGAAAAAATATTTACTCATTTTACTATGTACAACCCTACTAACAGGTTGTGTGGAAAAGCAAATTATTGATGAATTAAATATTGAAACAGCTCAAGGATATGACCTAGCTGAGAATGATCATTTGAAAGGTACCCTTCTTTATGTAAAATATTTACCCGATAAGAGCTTTCAAAATCAAACCTTAACAACGGTAGCTGAAACAAGCAGGGATGTTCTAACAGCACTTGAACGACGTTCCAGTGATCCTCTTGTTACAGGGGGGATTCAAGCTGTATTATTTGGGGAAGAATTAGCTAAACATGGCTTTGTTAGACTGATTGATTCCCTCCTAAGAGATCCGAATGTAGGTTCAAGAACTTTATTAGCAATGGTAGAAAAGGATAATGCACAAGATGTATTAGAAGGGAATTATGGATTTAAAGGAAATGGTACCTATATTAAAAATCTGCTCACACATAATATGAAAAATCGCGATGTTCCTAAACTAAACCTTCACCTATTTGGAAACTATTACGCTTCAAGAGGTAGAGATGCTTTTTTACCTATACTAAAGAAAATAAATGACAACACGTTAGAAATAGTTGGGATAGGAATTTTTAGTATAAACAAGGTTGTTTATAAAGTTAGTGAAGAGAAAATGTTCTATTTTAAACTTATGGTGGACAAGTATAGTGAAGGAAGTAAAATTGTTAATTACGGAAAAAATGAAACGGTGATACGAAGCATTCATTCCAAAAATAAAATTAAAATTATAAAATCTCCTGGCAAACTTCATGCTAATATCTATATCAATGTCGATGCTGTAGTACGTGAATACTCTGGAAAAAAAGTATCCCACAAAGTAATCAACGGTCTCGAGCAAGCAATGGAAAAGGATATAAAGAAAGAATGCTTAAAAATGCTACACACTTTTCAAGATAGAGGCATTGACCCCGTGGGACTTGGCGAATATGTAAAAAGTAAAACCAAACACTATAATTATGATAAATGGTGGGATGAGGATTACAAGAAAATCACCTTAAATGTTATCCCGAAGGTAACGATTATGGAAAGTGGAACGGTTGAATAA